Below is a genomic region from Sinorhizobium meliloti.
AGATGAGCAGGAGATCGAGCGCATCCGGCCAGGCGCGGCGAATGGACTGCTGGCGCTTGGAGATCGCATTGGCGATGAAGATGTTCGGCGCGTAGAAGCCGACATAGGCAAATCCGATGGCGAAGGACACCCTGACCATGATCGGCTTGTCGGCGAAATTCCCGAGCACGAAAATATAGAGAACCGCAACGGTCAGAAACAGGAACGGCAGACAGAAGCGGGCGAAGAGGAAGGTGTTGAGCGCGTTTTGCGAGCGGTAGCCGGCCGTCTTCAGGCGGTTGACGGTGTTGTCGTCCACCAGAGCCTTTCTGAGGTTCAGCCGCTCGACGATCTCCCGGACGGAGGTGTTGTGCTGTGCCCTGAGGCTCGCCCTGCCGGTCGTCGCCTCGGCATTGAGCCGGGCGCGCTCGCGGGCGCGAATCTGCTCCCGTTCGGTGGCGACCGATTTCATCCGCTTCGCGAGATCTCCCCGCTCGAGCAAGGGCGCCACGAGCGAATAGAACGTGGCGAGCACGGCCATCGAGACGAGCGCCGCGACGAGGATGTTCGGATCGGTAAGCGTCTCTATCCAGCCGGCCACGGGATCCTCAGATGTCGAAGTTGATCATGTTGCGCATCACCCAGATGCCGATGCTCATCCAGACGGCGGAAGCGCCCATGATGATGTGGCCGCGCGGGTCGGTGAAGAGAACCATCATGTAATCGGGCGAAGTCAGATAGACGAGGGTTGCGACGATGAACGGCAGCGCGCCGATGATACAGGCGGACGCCTTGGCCTCCATCGACAGCGCGCTGACCTTCGCCTTCATCTTCCTGCGTTCGCGCAGCACCTTGGAGAGATTGCCGAGCGCTTCGGACAGATTGCCGCCCGCCTGCGCCTGAATGGCGATGACGATCGCGAAGAAGTTCACTTCCGGCAGCGGGATGCTGTGAATCATGCGGGCGCAGGCTTCGGGAACGTTGAGGCCCACCTGCTGGGACTCGACGACACGGCGGAATTCCGTCCTGACCGGCTCCTGCCCGTCGCTGGCGATCAGCCGCAAGGCGTCGTTCAGCGGCAGCCCCGACTTGATCGAACGGACCATGACATCGAGCGAATTCGGAAACTCGTCGAGAAACTTTCTGCAACGGCGTTTGACCATGGAGCCGACGATCCATCGCGGCAGGCCGGCCGCGCCTATCAGGGCAACGCCCGCGGCAATGAGCAGCCCCGCCCCTGCCAGGAGGACGACAAGGAAGGCGAACAGTCCGAAAAGCGCGCTGAACAGGTAGAACTGCGCGAGCGATATCGAAAGACCGGCCTGCAGCAGGCGCTTCTTCATCGAAGGCGCCGTATTGGCGGATTT
It encodes:
- a CDS encoding type II secretion system F family protein, which encodes MFGIDITVLGLAGLVALAAAALAYGVLYPQIETEKKAEGRLRRVSASETDRTKIKAARDRVNEMSKRRKSVQDSLKELEKKQQEKSANTAPSMKKRLLQAGLSISLAQFYLFSALFGLFAFLVVLLAGAGLLIAAGVALIGAAGLPRWIVGSMVKRRCRKFLDEFPNSLDVMVRSIKSGLPLNDALRLIASDGQEPVRTEFRRVVESQQVGLNVPEACARMIHSIPLPEVNFFAIVIAIQAQAGGNLSEALGNLSKVLRERRKMKAKVSALSMEAKASACIIGALPFIVATLVYLTSPDYMMVLFTDPRGHIIMGASAVWMSIGIWVMRNMINFDI
- a CDS encoding type II secretion system F family protein encodes the protein MAGWIETLTDPNILVAALVSMAVLATFYSLVAPLLERGDLAKRMKSVATEREQIRARERARLNAEATTGRASLRAQHNTSVREIVERLNLRKALVDDNTVNRLKTAGYRSQNALNTFLFARFCLPFLFLTVAVLYIFVLGNFADKPIMVRVSFAIGFAYVGFYAPNIFIANAISKRQQSIRRAWPDALDLLLICVESGVSMELAMRRVADEIAVQSPPLAEELVLTTAELSFLPERRIALENLGLRTGLDEVKSVTQALIQADRYGTPVAQALRVLAQESRDQRMTAAEKKAAALPPKLTVPMILFFLPVLVAVILGPAGIQVADKF